A stretch of the Vulcanisaeta souniana JCM 11219 genome encodes the following:
- a CDS encoding Zn-ribbon domain-containing OB-fold protein produces the protein MVMSLEARYEEFWRQSIKQLNEVVKATGLPIAPDEKGQYSLWYDVREMRLRFSISVERIKRFFEGLREGKVYTTRCKRCGRYYFPPQADCPYCKASDMDWVEVSGEGELLTYTIINTKPLTYSHYPDYVVAIARMREGFNVLAWLRVDDSRKVRVGMKVKLQVVKREPEGYLTYEFIPAEQ, from the coding sequence ATGGTGATGTCCCTGGAGGCTAGGTATGAGGAGTTTTGGAGGCAATCTATTAAGCAGTTGAATGAGGTTGTCAAGGCCACTGGCCTGCCCATAGCCCCTGATGAGAAGGGTCAGTATAGCCTGTGGTATGATGTTAGGGAGATGAGGCTTAGGTTCTCGATTAGTGTTGAGAGAATTAAGAGGTTCTTTGAGGGCTTGAGGGAGGGTAAGGTGTATACAACGAGGTGCAAGAGGTGTGGTAGGTATTACTTCCCGCCCCAGGCCGATTGCCCGTACTGTAAGGCCAGCGACATGGATTGGGTTGAGGTTAGTGGTGAGGGTGAATTACTGACGTACACCATAATAAACACGAAGCCATTAACGTACTCACACTACCCCGATTATGTAGTGGCTATTGCTAGGATGAGGGAGGGCTTCAATGTGTTGGCTTGGTTGAGGGTTGATGACTCCAGGAAGGTTAGGGTTGGTATGAAGGTTAAGCTTCAGGTTGTTAAGAGGGAGCCCGAGGGCTACTTAACGTATGAATTCATACCTGCGGAGCAATAG
- a CDS encoding enoyl-CoA hydratase-related protein codes for MYRYILIDDRDSVTIFTLNRPERLNALGPELRAELLDALRKFNNDAKKRVGIITGSGKAFSAGAEISTKPSGPGTINLEDELRNSFHLILKEIRFSDKLFIAAINGVAAGAGISLAVACDFAFVSRNARFVLAFQNLGIAPDTGLTLMMARLVGARALRYLLIGGEFTAEEAEAMGLVKVVDDPLGEALKFANEIVQGPFRAYSYGKRLINEALFKDLDQFLAVEARLQGELGNTHDFVEGVSAFLEKRRPRFTGS; via the coding sequence ATGTATAGGTACATACTTATTGATGATAGGGATTCCGTAACAATATTCACGCTCAATAGGCCAGAGAGGCTGAATGCATTAGGACCTGAACTCAGGGCTGAGTTACTGGATGCGCTACGTAAGTTTAATAATGACGCAAAAAAGAGGGTTGGCATAATAACTGGTTCTGGTAAGGCGTTCTCGGCTGGTGCTGAAATATCAACCAAGCCAAGTGGGCCTGGAACAATCAATCTCGAGGATGAACTTAGGAATTCCTTCCACCTAATTCTGAAGGAGATAAGGTTTAGTGATAAGTTATTCATTGCGGCTATTAATGGCGTAGCAGCAGGTGCTGGTATTAGCCTTGCCGTGGCTTGCGACTTTGCCTTTGTCTCCAGGAACGCTAGGTTTGTTTTGGCCTTTCAGAATCTTGGTATTGCCCCCGACACGGGTTTGACGCTTATGATGGCTCGATTAGTTGGTGCCAGGGCGCTTAGGTACTTGCTCATTGGTGGTGAGTTCACGGCTGAGGAGGCGGAGGCCATGGGCCTTGTTAAGGTTGTTGATGACCCACTGGGCGAGGCTTTGAAGTTCGCCAATGAGATCGTCCAGGGGCCCTTCAGGGCTTACTCGTATGGTAAGAGGTTGATTAATGAGGCGTTGTTTAAGGACCTTGATCAGTTCTTGGCTGTTGAGGCTAGGTTGCAGGGTGAGTTGGGTAATACTCATGACTTTGTTGAGGGTGTGAGCGCCTTCCTTGAGAAGAGGAGGCCGAGGTTCACTGGTTCTTGA